One Phalacrocorax aristotelis chromosome 11, bGulAri2.1, whole genome shotgun sequence DNA segment encodes these proteins:
- the DRP2 gene encoding dystrophin-related protein 2 isoform X1 has translation MQPLVMQEWPYVLPRCPEWHVTDQAQHSSTAHPVSQVEALQDGAGHLCVTPQAPSSAAGPQAPLEMNLCWNEIKKKSHSLRARLEAFSDHSGKLQVPLQEIIDWLGQKDEELSAQLPLRGDVLLVQQEKEMHAAFMEEVKSRGPYIYSVLESAQAFLSQHPFEELEEPTSESKDVSPRHRIQNISRFVWKQANVASELWEKLTARCVDQHRHIERTLEQLLEIKGAMEELSTTLDQAESLRKTWEPIGDLFIDSLPEHIQSTKLFKEELCPMKDGVKVVNDLAHQLAISDVHLSMENSRILEQINTRWKQLQASVNERLKQLQDAHRDFGPGSQHFLSSSVQVPWERAISPNKVPYYINHQAQTTCWDHPKMMELYQTLADLNNIKFSAYRTAMKLRRVQKALRLDMVTLAMALEIFNKHDLQPSDRVMDVVEVIHCLTALYERLEEERGILVNVPLCVDMSLNWLLNVFDSGRSGKMRVLSFKTGIACLCGTEVKDKFQYLFSQVANAGGLCDQRHLGILLHEAIQVPRQLGEVAAFGGSNVEPSIRSCFRFSNGKPTIEASQFLEWANLEPQSMVWLAVLHRVTMAEQVKHQTKCSVCRQCPIKGFRYRSLKQFNVDICQTCFLTGRVSKGNKLHYPIMEYYTPTTSSENMRDFATTLKNKFRSKQYFSKHPQRGYLPVQSVLEADFSETPASSPMLPHADTHSRIEHFASRLAEMESQNCSFFNDSLSPDDSLDEDQYLLRHSSPITDREPGGSQQVPASLHMDDKGELEQILAHLEDENRILQGELRRLKWQHDEAVESPTLATGSPESVQDPRNDELLAEARILRQHKSRLETRMQILEDHNKQLESQLHRLRELLLQPLVESDGNGSAASSLASSPHQSEGSQAKEKEHNTPDTEAADEVEAKTQEVSVCLEDIMEKLRSAFPNSRGTRVKSPSLASYCSLR, from the exons ATGCAGcccctggtgatgcaggaatGGCCCTATGTCCTCCCACGTTGTCCTGAGTGGCATGTCACAGaccaggcacagcacagcagcactgcccaCCCAGTGTCTCAG GTTGAAGCCTTGCAGGATGGTGCAGGACATTTGTGTGTAACCCCCCAGGCTCCGAGCAGTGCTGCCGGGCCCCAGGCTCCTCTGGAGATGAATCTTTGCTGGAAtgagataaaaaagaaatcccacagCCTTCG GGCTCGGCTGGAGGCCTTTTCTGACCACAGTGGAAAGCTGCAGGTACCTCTCCAGGAGATCATAGACTGGCTCGGGCAGAAGGATGAGGAACTCTCGGCACAGCTGCCCCTGCGGGGCGATGTCCTCCTggtgcagcaggaaaaggagaTGCACGCG GCTTTCATGGAAGAAGTGAAATCTCGGGGACCATACATTTACTCTGTCCTGGAATCAGCACAGGCTTTCCTTTCCCAGCATCCATTTGAGGAATTAGAAGAACCAACTTCAGAAAGCAAAG ATGTCTCCCCCCGGCACAGGATCCAAAACATCAGCCGCTTTGTCTGGAAGCAGGCCAATGTGGCCAGTGAGCTGTGGGAGAAGCTCACAGCCCGGTGCGTGGACCAGCACCGTCACATTGAACGGACACTGGAGCAGCTGCTAGAGATTAAAGGGGCCATGGAGGAGCTCAGCACAACACTGGACCAGGCTGAAAGTTTGCGCAAAACCTGGGAACCCATTGGGGACCTCTTCATTGACTCCTTACCGGAGCACATCCAATCAACCAAG CTGTTCAAAGAGGAGCTATGCCCCATGAAGGATGGGGTGAAAGTGGTCAATGATCTTGCACACCAGCTTGCCATCTCAGATGTCCACCTGTCCATGGAGAACTCCCGTATCCTGGAGCAGATCAACACACgctggaagcagctgcag GCCTCTGTAAATGAGCGTCTGAAGCAGCTCCAAGATGCCCACCGGGACTTTGGACCAGGCTCCCAGCACTTCCTCTCCT CCTCTGTCCAGGTCCCCTGGGAGCGAGCCATTTCCCCCAACAAAGTCCCATACTACATCAA CCACCAGGCCCAGACAACATGCTGGGACCACCCGAAGATGATGGAGTTGTACCAGACGCTGG CGGATTTGAACAACATCAAGTTCTCAGCATATCGGACAGCTATGAAACTACGACGGGTGCAAAAAGCCCTGCGAT TGGACATGGTGACCCTGGCCATGGCCTTGGAAATCTTCAATAAGCACGACCTGCAGCCCAGTGACCGGGTGATGGACGTGGTGGAGGTCATCCACTGCCTGACCGCCCTCTACGAGAGACTGGAGGAGGAGCGGGGCATCCTGGTGAATGTGCCACTCTGTGTGGACATGAGCCTCAACTGGCTGCTGAATGTCTTTGACAG TGGCCGCAGTGGGAAGATGAGGGTCCTCTCCTTCAAGACGGGCATTGCATGTCTGTGCGGGACAGAGGTCAAGGATAAGTTTCAGT ATCTCTTCAGCCAAGTGGCAAATGCTGGAGGACTGTGTGACCAGCGGCACCTTGGCATCCTGCTCCACGAGGCCATCCAGGTCCCGCGCCAGCTGGGGGAGGTCGCAGCATTTGGGGGCAGTAATGTGGAGCCCAGCATCCGCAGCTGCTTCCGCTTT agcAATGGGAAGCCCACCATCGAGGCGTCCCAGTTCCTGGAGTGGGCCAACCTGGAGCCGCAGTCCATGGTGTGGCTGGCCGTGCTGCACCGGGTGACCATGGCTGAGCAGGTGAAGCACCAGACCAAGTGCTCCGTCTGCCGGCAGTGCCCCATCAAGGGCTTCAG GTATCGGAGCCTGAAGCAGTTCAACGTGGATATCTGCCAGACTTGCTTCCTCACTGGGCGAGTCAGCAAGGGCAACAAGCTGCACTACCCCATCATGGAGTACTACACCCCG ACCACATCCAGTGAGAACATGAGAGACTTCGCCACGACGCTGAAGAACAAGTTTCGGTCCAAGCAGTACTTCAGCAAGCACCCACAGAGAGGTTACCTGCCCGTCCAGTCTGTACTCGAGGCTGACTTCTCCGAGAC ACCAGCCTCCTCCCCAATGTTACCACATGCCGACACCCACTCCCGGATCGAGCACTTTGCCAGCAG GCTTGCAGAGATGGAAAGCCAGAACTGTTCATTCTTCAACGACAGCCTGTCCCCTGATGACAGCCT GGATGAAGACCAGTATCTGCTGCGCCATTCCAGCCCTATCACCGACAGAGAGCCTGGGGGCAGCCAGCAGGTTCCAGCAAGCCTCCACATGGATGACAAGGGAGAGCTGGAGCAAATCCTGGCACACTTAGAGGATGAAAACCG GATCCTCCAGGGAGAGCTGCGACGTTTGAAATGGCAGCATGATGAGGCGGTGGAGTCTCCAACCTTGGCTACAGGCTCCCCTGAATCAGTGCAAGACCCACGTAATGATGAGCTCCTGGCAGAAGCACGAATCCTCCGGCAACACAAGAGCCGCTTGGAGACCCGCATGCAGATCCTGGAGGACCACAACAAGCAGCTGGAGTCCCAGCTGCAccggctgagggagctgctgctgcag cCTCTGGTGGAGTCAGATGGCAACGGTTCAGCAGCCTCTTCCTTGGCTTCATCTCCGCATCAGTCTGAAGGCAGCCAGGCAAAGGAGAAAGAGCACAACACCCCTGACACCGAAGCTGCAG ATGAGGTGGAAGCCAAAACCCAGGAAGTCAGCGTGTGCCTGGAGGACATCATGGAGAAGCTGCGGAGCGCCTTCCCCAACTCCCGAGGTACTCGAGTGAAATCCCCCTCTCTGGCCTCTTATTGCTCCCTCAGATGA
- the LOC142063334 gene encoding aryl-hydrocarbon-interacting protein-like 1 — translation MEETYLLNVEGVKKKILHGGQGELPKLQDGSKITFHFQTLKDDFERTVIDDSREAGSPMEIIVGKMFKLEIWETLLSSMRVGEVAEFWCDAIHTGMYALVSRGMRRIAEGRDPLEGQKHRCGMGNMFDYHSTGYDDLDELQRTPQPLIFIMELFRVDEPSAYKRDTWAMSKEEKLAAVPVLHSEGNRLVLRKEFGQAAAKYQEAVICLRNLQTKEKPWEDGWLKLESLVTPLVLNYCQCQLELGEYYEVLEHTTELLQKHNDNAKAYFKRAKAHAAVWNEQEAREDFLRVAHLDPSMAAAVKKELKQLGERMRKKHVEDRKRYQGLFQPPPGPRASEGQESGEVGSRAKLQKEAPQSEAGVLETPGQGEQGAGTEEVEQPGADQAEQGTPGSRCKGEASGGKTAQGQPVGVEVEARDGTGLGEEANLGTCGAKPEGWGAEEEEKEEEEEKEERGGEEEEGGQREEDKEEESSAAEMEKLAIGQCGIAERAEAAGQGQGLETGGSGAEGAGTGTRARAEPGRASELGSPGKGLGPAKEPLELEDKTPREALEEGSCGEQ, via the exons ATGGAGGAAACCTACCTGCTGAACGTGGAAGGGGTCAAAAAGAAGATTCTGCATGGAGGCCAAGGGGAGCTGCCAAAGTTGCAGGATGGGAGCAAG ATCACCTTCCACTTCCAGACACTGAAGGATGACTTTGAGAGGACAGTGATCGATGACAGCAGAGAAGCTGGTAGCCCCATGGAGATCATCGTGGGCAAGATGTTCAAGCTGGAAATCTGGGAGACGCTGCTCAGCTCCATGAGAGTCGGGGAGGTGGCTGAGTTCTGGTGTGACGCCATT CACACAGGCATGTACGCCCTGGTCTCCAGGGGCATGCGGAGGATCGCGGAGGGCCGGGACCCCCTGGAAGGGCAGAAGCACCGCTGTGGCATGGGCAACATGTTTGACTACCACAGCACAGGTTATGATGACCTAGATGAGCTGCAGCGGACGCCGCAGCCCCTCATCTTCATCATGGAGTTGTTCCGG GTGGATGAGCCCTCAGCATACAAGCGTGACACCTGGGCCATGagcaaggaggagaagctggcagcagtgcctgTGCTGCACAGTGAGGGCAACCGCCTCGTCCTCCGTAAGGAGtttgggcaggcagcagcaaagtaCCAGGAGGCTGTCATCTGCCTGAGGAACCTCCAGACTAAG GAAAAGCCATGGGAGGATGGCTGGCTAAAGCTGGAGAGCCTGGTCACACCACTGGTGCTCAACTACTGCCAGTGCCAGCTGGAGCTGGGCGAGTACTacgaggtgctggagcacacGACGGAGCTCCTCCAGAAACACAACG ACAACGCCAAGGCCTATTTCAAGCGGGCGAAGGCGCATGCTGCTGTCTGGAATGAGCAGGAGGCACGGGAGGACTTCCTCCGGGTGGCTCACCTTGACCCCTCCATGGCAGCTGCGGTGAAGAAGGAGCTGAAGCAGCTAGGGgagaggatgaggaagaagCATGTGGAGGATCGGAAGCGCTACCAGGGGCTCTTCCAGCCGCCCCCAGGACCACGGGCCAGTGAGGGGCAGGAGAGTGGGgaggtgggcagcagggcgaaGTTGCAGAAAGAAGCACCCCAGAGTGAGGCTGGGGTCCTGGAGACtcctgggcagggagagcagggtgCGGGGACTGAAGAAGTGGAACAACCAGGGGCTGACCAAGCAGAACAAGGGACCCCTGGGTCTCGGTGTAAAGGAGAAGCATCAGGAGGAAAAACAGCCCAGGGGCAGCCTGTAGGGGTGGAGGTGGAAGCAAGGGATGGGACAGGACTGGGGGAAGAAGCAAATCTGGGCACCTGTGGGGCAAAGCcagagggctggggagcagaggaagaggagaaggaggaggaagaagaaaaagaggagagagggggggaggaggaggaaggagggcaaagggaagaggacaaagaggaagagagctcagcagcagagatggaaaagcTGGCTATAGGGCAATGTGGGATAGCAGagagggcagaggcagcagggcaagggcaggggctggagactgggggcagtggggcagagggagctggCACAGGGACCAGGGCTAGGGCTGAGCCAGGCAGAGCCTCAGAGCTGGGGTcccctgggaaggggctggggccAGCCAAGGAGCCCCTAGAGCTGGAGGACAAAACACCCAGAGAGGCACTGGAAgaggggagctgtggggagcagtga
- the DRP2 gene encoding dystrophin-related protein 2 isoform X2, producing MQPLVMQEWPYVLPRCPEWHVTDQAQHSSTAHPVSQVEALQDGAGHLCVTPQAPSSAAGPQAPLEMNLCWNEIKKKSHSLRARLEAFSDHSGKLQVPLQEIIDWLGQKDEELSAQLPLRGDVLLVQQEKEMHAAFMEEVKSRGPYIYSVLESAQAFLSQHPFEELEEPTSESKDVSPRHRIQNISRFVWKQANVASELWEKLTARCVDQHRHIERTLEQLLEIKGAMEELSTTLDQAESLRKTWEPIGDLFIDSLPEHIQSTKLFKEELCPMKDGVKVVNDLAHQLAISDVHLSMENSRILEQINTRWKQLQASVNERLKQLQDAHRDFGPGSQHFLSSSVQVPWERAISPNKVPYYINHQAQTTCWDHPKMMELYQTLADLNNIKFSAYRTAMKLRRVQKALRLDMVTLAMALEIFNKHDLQPSDRVMDVVEVIHCLTALYERLEEERGILVNVPLCVDMSLNWLLNVFDSGRSGKMRVLSFKTGIACLCGTEVKDKFQYLFSQVANAGGLCDQRHLGILLHEAIQVPRQLGEVAAFGGSNVEPSIRSCFRFSNGKPTIEASQFLEWANLEPQSMVWLAVLHRVTMAEQVKHQTKCSVCRQCPIKGFRYRSLKQFNVDICQTCFLTGRVSKGNKLHYPIMEYYTPTTSSENMRDFATTLKNKFRSKQYFSKHPQRGYLPVQSVLEADFSETPASSPMLPHADTHSRIEHFASRLAEMESQNCSFFNDSLSPDDSLDEDQYLLRHSSPITDREPGGSQQVPASLHMDDKGELEQILAHLEDENRILQGELRRLKWQHDEAVESPTLATGSPESVQDPRNDELLAEARILRQHKSRLETRMQILEDHNKQLESQLHRLRELLLQPLVESDGNGSAASSLASSPHQSEGSQAKEKEHNTPDTEAADEVEAKTQEVSVCLEDIMEKLRSAFPNSRGMTSLI from the exons ATGCAGcccctggtgatgcaggaatGGCCCTATGTCCTCCCACGTTGTCCTGAGTGGCATGTCACAGaccaggcacagcacagcagcactgcccaCCCAGTGTCTCAG GTTGAAGCCTTGCAGGATGGTGCAGGACATTTGTGTGTAACCCCCCAGGCTCCGAGCAGTGCTGCCGGGCCCCAGGCTCCTCTGGAGATGAATCTTTGCTGGAAtgagataaaaaagaaatcccacagCCTTCG GGCTCGGCTGGAGGCCTTTTCTGACCACAGTGGAAAGCTGCAGGTACCTCTCCAGGAGATCATAGACTGGCTCGGGCAGAAGGATGAGGAACTCTCGGCACAGCTGCCCCTGCGGGGCGATGTCCTCCTggtgcagcaggaaaaggagaTGCACGCG GCTTTCATGGAAGAAGTGAAATCTCGGGGACCATACATTTACTCTGTCCTGGAATCAGCACAGGCTTTCCTTTCCCAGCATCCATTTGAGGAATTAGAAGAACCAACTTCAGAAAGCAAAG ATGTCTCCCCCCGGCACAGGATCCAAAACATCAGCCGCTTTGTCTGGAAGCAGGCCAATGTGGCCAGTGAGCTGTGGGAGAAGCTCACAGCCCGGTGCGTGGACCAGCACCGTCACATTGAACGGACACTGGAGCAGCTGCTAGAGATTAAAGGGGCCATGGAGGAGCTCAGCACAACACTGGACCAGGCTGAAAGTTTGCGCAAAACCTGGGAACCCATTGGGGACCTCTTCATTGACTCCTTACCGGAGCACATCCAATCAACCAAG CTGTTCAAAGAGGAGCTATGCCCCATGAAGGATGGGGTGAAAGTGGTCAATGATCTTGCACACCAGCTTGCCATCTCAGATGTCCACCTGTCCATGGAGAACTCCCGTATCCTGGAGCAGATCAACACACgctggaagcagctgcag GCCTCTGTAAATGAGCGTCTGAAGCAGCTCCAAGATGCCCACCGGGACTTTGGACCAGGCTCCCAGCACTTCCTCTCCT CCTCTGTCCAGGTCCCCTGGGAGCGAGCCATTTCCCCCAACAAAGTCCCATACTACATCAA CCACCAGGCCCAGACAACATGCTGGGACCACCCGAAGATGATGGAGTTGTACCAGACGCTGG CGGATTTGAACAACATCAAGTTCTCAGCATATCGGACAGCTATGAAACTACGACGGGTGCAAAAAGCCCTGCGAT TGGACATGGTGACCCTGGCCATGGCCTTGGAAATCTTCAATAAGCACGACCTGCAGCCCAGTGACCGGGTGATGGACGTGGTGGAGGTCATCCACTGCCTGACCGCCCTCTACGAGAGACTGGAGGAGGAGCGGGGCATCCTGGTGAATGTGCCACTCTGTGTGGACATGAGCCTCAACTGGCTGCTGAATGTCTTTGACAG TGGCCGCAGTGGGAAGATGAGGGTCCTCTCCTTCAAGACGGGCATTGCATGTCTGTGCGGGACAGAGGTCAAGGATAAGTTTCAGT ATCTCTTCAGCCAAGTGGCAAATGCTGGAGGACTGTGTGACCAGCGGCACCTTGGCATCCTGCTCCACGAGGCCATCCAGGTCCCGCGCCAGCTGGGGGAGGTCGCAGCATTTGGGGGCAGTAATGTGGAGCCCAGCATCCGCAGCTGCTTCCGCTTT agcAATGGGAAGCCCACCATCGAGGCGTCCCAGTTCCTGGAGTGGGCCAACCTGGAGCCGCAGTCCATGGTGTGGCTGGCCGTGCTGCACCGGGTGACCATGGCTGAGCAGGTGAAGCACCAGACCAAGTGCTCCGTCTGCCGGCAGTGCCCCATCAAGGGCTTCAG GTATCGGAGCCTGAAGCAGTTCAACGTGGATATCTGCCAGACTTGCTTCCTCACTGGGCGAGTCAGCAAGGGCAACAAGCTGCACTACCCCATCATGGAGTACTACACCCCG ACCACATCCAGTGAGAACATGAGAGACTTCGCCACGACGCTGAAGAACAAGTTTCGGTCCAAGCAGTACTTCAGCAAGCACCCACAGAGAGGTTACCTGCCCGTCCAGTCTGTACTCGAGGCTGACTTCTCCGAGAC ACCAGCCTCCTCCCCAATGTTACCACATGCCGACACCCACTCCCGGATCGAGCACTTTGCCAGCAG GCTTGCAGAGATGGAAAGCCAGAACTGTTCATTCTTCAACGACAGCCTGTCCCCTGATGACAGCCT GGATGAAGACCAGTATCTGCTGCGCCATTCCAGCCCTATCACCGACAGAGAGCCTGGGGGCAGCCAGCAGGTTCCAGCAAGCCTCCACATGGATGACAAGGGAGAGCTGGAGCAAATCCTGGCACACTTAGAGGATGAAAACCG GATCCTCCAGGGAGAGCTGCGACGTTTGAAATGGCAGCATGATGAGGCGGTGGAGTCTCCAACCTTGGCTACAGGCTCCCCTGAATCAGTGCAAGACCCACGTAATGATGAGCTCCTGGCAGAAGCACGAATCCTCCGGCAACACAAGAGCCGCTTGGAGACCCGCATGCAGATCCTGGAGGACCACAACAAGCAGCTGGAGTCCCAGCTGCAccggctgagggagctgctgctgcag cCTCTGGTGGAGTCAGATGGCAACGGTTCAGCAGCCTCTTCCTTGGCTTCATCTCCGCATCAGTCTGAAGGCAGCCAGGCAAAGGAGAAAGAGCACAACACCCCTGACACCGAAGCTGCAG ATGAGGTGGAAGCCAAAACCCAGGAAGTCAGCGTGTGCCTGGAGGACATCATGGAGAAGCTGCGGAGCGCCTTCCCCAACTCCCGAG GTATGACCTCCCTTATCTAA